The Branchiostoma lanceolatum isolate klBraLanc5 chromosome 1, klBraLanc5.hap2, whole genome shotgun sequence genomic sequence GcgtctaaacagatctccaacccaacgacACCAGTCCAGTATAAtgctaaactgtgcatacctgggggttcTGCATTATAaatctctcaaactcactgtttaCTCAAGtagcggatttatgtaacctggcggattaatgttgatGGAGGTTATATAATTACGTAACGAGACGgacaaaatatttgtttattgtaaCCAGTTTATTCACCGAGACAATTTTCTACCTCACTCTATCGTTCGACGTGTATTCAACTTTGTAAATGTATATAGTAGGGAACGACATAGTGATACTTCCGATTTCTTGGAACATGGAGGCACCTTAAAAACAAGTTTTACTACACAACAAACGGTAGCTAAGTATTGATTTGTGGAAGTTACGTAAGGTACGAATAATTCAATGCTTTCACTGTGTTATAAATTACATTACAGTTGCATTGTATGTTTACGTACCTTGCTCTAAATCGTAAGTACCTTCATTATCAAATATTAACCATATATAGCACATTGTGTGAGCATAGCTACACGAAGACATTACTGTGGGTACTAGAATTGGttgaaatggagtgtttgtgaaTAAACGCAATGTGTGTATTTCAAGAAAGTTTGAAGTGTTTCTGTTTAATTCTGTGCTCTTTTGGTCAATTAACTCGTGACACATTGATATAtgtatgaatttttatgaaccACGTAATATAAATTACCAATATACAATTCTTACAATTCTAATGGTTTAAATACATTTAGTTTCCGAAGTATGTCTTcacgtgaaaaaaaaaactgtcagcAAAACACAGCGTGACCTAAATTCCTACTGTACTGTAAAGTCATATTGGTGACTGTTATCATATTGAAagacaaaataacaaaagttcGCAAGAGTGCTGGTTTAAAATACAAGACATTGATTTTGTCCACACGATCATATTGTTTATTATGAAGTATTGTCGTGTAGCAAAGTGTAGTTTCTATCTAAAAAGATATACGTGTCAGGGTAGAGATCCCTATCTGTCTACAATGACTCCATTCGGTGTGAGGAATGTTTTAGGATGGTCCCTCATTTATACATTCTCTACAATTCAATACATTGATCTAAAAGTGACATTTCTCGAAGTTGAAAAGGTCTGACTGTCTTTAAGAGAATATCTTTGAATTTACAGATTCCGGTCGGGATATCTACCGGCAAAATCAGAATCAGGTACTCTGCCAAATTACAATCTTTAACCtaaagtaaggccatgttgatttgactatatgattgacatcctctgggaacccccaaAATTGATGTAAGCATGCGaataaaaaatggcaaaaaaggaggttaccttcattatgaaatctacctgGTCAGGACGGTTGATTTGAACAAATaactaacacacagagtatggtagaGCAAATTATAGATATTCTCaatttttatttcttcacatttACTTCTTTgcctttggaattgattttggcattctacgacgtTGGTATCATTTGCCAATATTTTGCCAAGATTCTTCAGTCTCAAGAGGAGATGTTcgtttacatttgtgccaaatttcaactcgtTTCATGCAAAAATTAACCTGCTATGGTACAAAAGGCTTTTTATATTGACGTCCCCTCGTAGTATGGTCGAATCGAAAACGTTATTttgtggaaacggacgaaaagtgATGCGCGCTTGGATggcatccatacaatcaaatcaacatggcctgaacaaacaaaaaaacgcaTTTCCGGTAATCTATACGTTTTATAGTGTAAATAATCAAGACTGAATGGTTACTGTTAAACGTTCTACTTTAAGTTTGAATTATGGGTCCAGTTTAGTTTTACTGCCGTATTCCTGGGTAGATTGCGGTTCTGCGACGGGCATGATGCTTCTCTTGAACCTGgaacaaagaaaagaagaaatgtaTAAGCCGATTCACGGTTCAAAATGTGCATGCGCAGCAAAAAGCATTGCGGATAATTTGTCAAAGTTGCAAATTTCCAACGATCAGGAAGAATCTATCACTAGTATCAGTGCACTGATCCACAAGTTGAAAATTATACTCTCACAAAGGATGCAAAAAATACCAACTACTATTCGGGGGCTATCGTTTGAGACACTGGAAAGATTTGTCTACAAATACATTCCTCAACAACACCTGTGTTTGATATCTCAGAGTACTATGAAGTACCAAAAATTGGTCCCACCTGAAGAATTTGCTGCGGAGGAAAAAGGCGACAAGCAGCGCCAGGATCGCGAGCCCCACTATCGTGAAGATGATAATGAGGCTGACCTTCCACCCAGGAAGTGATTCCTTCACACTTGGTCTGCCGACCTGGTTCAACTGCAAGGTCGTTTCTGCATTGGAGAGAACACGTCGGTCATTGTTGATATTGAGAAAGAAATAACAGATGTCATTCTTAAAAAAACACGTATTTTTTTGGCGACACACCAGGGGTAGGTGGATGATTGAATGAGCTGCTTCACGGTTTAAACTGCGCAAGCGTAGTATATTGCACTGTgggaaatatgtcaaagttaaagGCCTCGAGACATTAACAAAGCACGTCTGGACATGAATCAATCATGTTAGAGACTAACTGTTGATGAACTTGATTCACAAGTGAGGGGCCTTCAGCTTTCACCTCgtgcatgtgcagttcaaaTCGTGAAGCGGCTTATACTTACTGTTGTGCACATAGCTGGAGTTGGCCATGGTGATGTCCTCCTTCTCAGCTTCTCTTTCCTCCTCATCGTTCTGCAGCGGTGTCGGTCGAGTGGTCCCTTTGTTTGGTGACCGGGTGATGCGCACTGCACTTGTCTGTACCACGTTAGCTGGTGTATAGCTCTGTGTGTTTGCAGACGGCTGTCCTGTTAGAGAGAAGAACAACATAAAACCTATCAGCATTAGAGCTTATCTGTGTGGATAGAGTTGAGACATCGactgaaaaaaattggaaagACCTGCATTGTTATGGAAGTTGTATAAGGATAATATATGTTGCTTGCTCAAAaagaaatctgaaaaaaaaaacatgaactaGTCGGACTCTGAAAGAAGCAGTCGATTAGGTTGGTCTTCATATGGGAAAGAACGAAATCTCCTGTTTAGTCTTCAGCAATGACAAGCCTATGTGAAGCCCTTACCTATTTGACAAACGAATAGATAGCGAACGTAGCAGACAACATCGTCCCACTGCTCCATGGAGGCCCAGTACCGCCCACAGTGCTGCGTGCCCTGGTAGTTGTTCGGCTCCCCCGGTACCCAGGTCTGGAAGTCCTCGGCTCGCAGCACCGTCCCGTCCGACCACCGCCAGACTCCCTCCGCCCGCCGGTCGTCAAGCCCGATCCAAAAGTTAGCCAACGGTTTGACGGAGTAGACGAGTTTCCGGATGAGTCTTTGATGTTCTTCCGTCTTGGTAGGGGCCACGATGCCACCCTCAGCTGCACAAGTCTCCTCCGCTTCTGAATACGTCACGGCTTTTGGGAACGCCTTGAAGCAACTTCCGTCATGCAGGACGTAGTCTTTAAGACACTTGTCGCCTTATAAAGTGAGAGACGAGCATCTGTTAGAGGCAAACCCGGAGAAGGATGTCACCACGAAGAGTTATATGGGAAGGGGGAATAGTTAGGTGTTCCGTCTCGAAGGATGCTGATAATTAGTAACGGATAATTGGTGGGGATCTTGATCTATTGCGAAGTCTAGAAATTGCAGGATTGCGAAAGTAAAACTTGCTACATTTCATACCAGATATGCCATTACACGACGTTAGCCCGAACTAGTCTAGACGTTGTTAGTTAGAATGATTCCTTTCGGTACCTACCGGGGGTCGAAGAAGTTGTAGAAGGCAGTGGCGGTGTTGATTCTTCCCCAGTTTTATTGTGATGTGTCTCGGTGGGACGAAACGTCGTCGCATCATTTCTAAGTTCAAGTTCTGGTTCGGAATGTCCCGCTGAGGGGAGGGACATCACCGTTGTTGTTGCTGCAGATCTATCTGAAGTTCCATCCGTTGGGAAGATCCTCTCAACTGTCCTGTAAACTCTGTCTACTGTTGTTGAGGACCTAACGCTTGCTGTATCAAGTACTGTTGTCCGTTTGGTCGTGTCTGGTGCGAGTCTTTGTGTGCTTGTGGCTGTCATTTCTAGATCTTCCGGGGGTGACGACTGATATGAAGACGAAATTCCAAACCTATCCAAAGGTGGTGTGGCTGAAGAGCTTGTCTTGTCCTGACTTGTAGATGTCCAGAATACCTTGTAGATTTCCATACCGCCTTCGTCTTCTTTGTTCGTAGATGTTTGAGGGATCCAGGTGGTCTGTGAAGTAACAGTTTTCGTCGGGGTGATCACAGATGAGGGAGCACTGTGCCACGTTGCTGTGCCTTTTTCGTCAGCTGGTCTAGCTGTATTTTGCAGTTGCCTTTGCGAGACCGTGTTCCTGTTCCAAAGCCCCTTGTCTGTACCCGTGGATATGTTCACAGCAGTTTCTGTCCGAGCAATTGGATGACTTGGACCGGTTTCTGTCCCGGACAACGTAGCCTGAGATACTGCCTGAGGGGGTCCTGACATTGCTTGTCTTGTAGATCTTACAGGTGTTGTCGACAGTGATTGTGGTGACCCCTTGGCAGTCTTAACCCAATCACTTCTTGCTGTCGATGATTGCAATGGGTCAGTACTTATGAGCAATGTTTGTGACGATTTGTACGAGGTAGAAGTCATGGTAGGCGGCTGTCTTGATGTGTTCAACTTTGTACTGGTCTTGGCCGTTGCCTGAGTTGATGAGTGTATGCCAGACGCCATAGGGTTGGTTGGTGACAGTTTGTCTAAGCCAATAGTCGTGGCCCATGCATGTGTCAGCGTGTCTGTAACAGAAGCCATGGCCCCTGTCGGTGTCAATGCGTCAGTGGCCATAGCTCGTATCCACGTTGACGAGTCAGTAGTAGCCATAGACGGCATCTGTTTCACTGTGGTCACGTCCGTAGCcattgtatgtgtctgtgtttctgcactCGAATCAGCTGGCATGTTCGATGCCTTCATTGATGTACCCAAGTCAGTCCTAGTCTTGGCTGCAGTTAGCGTCAACGTGCCCGGTACGGGTGTGATGGTATAGTTTTTCACGGACTGGTCCGCGCCAGTTGTTATTACTTGTGTCTGCGTTGTTGTTTCAATATCACTAGACATAGCGGATGTCTTCATAGTGTCAGAGCCATTGCTAGTCGTAGTCGTTGGTATCGTTGTTAGCGTGTATGTGTCTGGGCCAGCGGCTACAGCCGATGGCTGCGATGATGCGTCTAGGTCAGTTGCAATTGTCCGTGTGTGCGTCGATGTAGCCCAGGCAGCCCTAGTCATTGACAGTGTCTGTTTCGACGTGTTGGAAGGAAAGGTATTGGCCTGGGACCGTGGTGTCTGTGTAGATGCACCCTTCTGTGCTTCTGACAAAAACTTCACTGTATTTGGTCTCTCCGTAGCTCTTTTGACCGTTTTTTCTTCGAACTCGTTTGGTTTCGATGTTGCGGGCGTCCCAGTAACATTTGCGCCTGTTGCTGTTGTCTCATCTGGGAGAAATGTGGTTGAAACTTTATTTCTTGTGTAAGCTTGTTCTGTTGGGGCGAGGTTCATGAATGGCGTTGAAGACGTCAAAGCTACGTGGTTTATAAAGCATCGGTTCGTCATTTTCACAATCAGCTTACTTGTAGTTGATTAATGAAATGGgagatggttatgatttttgtagTAGGTCATGATCAGAAAGTTATTGAGCGCATTTGTTATGTTTTATGCACTGTCAGAAGGTGACCTTTTTTAATATGTTTATGACAATATCATTAGTGGATTTCTAAAAAGTTAGAGTCGACTTTTCTAGTCCTTAATTTTGAAATGACATGGAGAGTTATTGCAAGAAACATATGAGTTTATACAGTTATGTCATTGTATTTTTTATACGCAATGGCTATGTATATATTTGAAATGATAGTTGCAGATCTTTATCTTTATATGACAGCTATGATGAGTAGGTTAGGTTTTGTGACCTTTAAGTTGCAACGGGATACAAAAATGGAGAGGACAGAAATCGCTCACATAAGACCAAGAATACTCACCATTAAATCTATCAGCAAGCACGTATAAGTATTGCTAGAAAAGTTGCAACACATTAATCTGACTGGATGTAAGTAAGATTTACCCATGTTGTCACAACGTGTCGTATTTTGCATCGTATGCACAGTGTCGAATGATAAACAAAGCCAACGTAAGTAACTTTATCTAAAGTTTGAGTCACGAATTTTGTCACTTCTACTACGAATTATATTAGTatctatcaaggaggtttttggTATCTATCTAATCAATGGAACTGTAAAGTCATGCTTTATCTTATATCAATGTCTATGTCTATTTATATtatttttcattgaaaattgataaagaaatctAAACAAATTAGACTTGAAAAAAAGCCAACGTCACTCAGTCCACACACTCACCTATCACCGTGACGGTAACCTCGACTGTAGCCCCGGTCACCAGTTGCACCCCTCCAGCGGTTATGTTGGCTACACAGGAGTAAACCCCCTCGTGGCGCCTCTCCGCCACCGGCAGCTTCAGGTGCGCCCCCTGCCGACTCTGACCCGATGGTAGCACCCACATGACGTCAGCAACCGGCCTGCTCTCTACGTCACACACCAGGATAAGTGGGTCCCCCTTCTGGATTTCCAGTGGGGATGTGGCATTAATGACTGGCGTGTCAACGTCTGAATGACAAGAAGGAAATTAATTTTGGTCATCAAATTTAAATTGATAAGCTGATTCACGGTTTCAACTGCTCATTAGCAGTGTGGTACTTTGTAGGTCATGTGTTATTataaaggcccctgagatatACATAAGCAAAACACGTTTGGACATAAAAGCAAGCATGTTCAAAACAAGAACTGCTGGATTACAATCTCGAAGCCTTTGACCAGTAGCACATTCGCAGTTTAAATCTTGTACCGACTTATTGTTAGATGGGTGCGATGTGTTCTAAACGTCCTGGTTGACGAACTTCACATACTATAAAGCAATATAATGTCAGCCATGTTATTCCTAAGCATTTTCCTATGCAGCTCAGCCTCGCCCGCAGCCTGTACTGTATACCTGATTGGAGGCTCTGCTagaccgggctgaggtttccacttttgtgggcgtggcctctaaccagctctcagccaatcagagagtaGGCTTttcctaaagaaaacattttctcaAATTGTCGATTCTCTGATTTGCTTAGAGCTGGTAACGCCCGCAAAgctggaaacctcagcccggtatAGCAGAGCCTCCCAAGACACATTGTGTAGGACGCGAGCGCCGGAGGCTCTGAGAATATTTCTGTCAGTAGAGTGCTTGTGTTGATCGTTTGTGGATGAATGCAACAAATGCTTACATGATATGTCAAGAGTGACAGAACAGTTCCTAGACTTAATAGGTTCTGGATGTTCCTCTAGACAGACATACACAgctccgccatcttgtttggtGACGTTGAGGTCATAGGTCAACTTGGACCAATCCGCCGTTTTGTTGCCTACTTCCAGGAGGGAGCCATTACTGAGTTGCTGGTACCACTGCGGTGATGACTCGCGGCCGGAGGTGGAACTGCAGGATAGCGATGCGTTCGTCCCCGCGACAAGGTTGTCCGATGACACCGAACACTCCGGGGGACTTGGGTTGTCTGTAAAGTAAGAGTTTAAGCTAGTTCACTGTGTgaagtgtgcatgtgcatgtgatgCACTGTGGATGATATGTCAACAataggggccttcaactttgacatattactcacaatgcatcacactgcacacGCGCACTTCAAATTGTGAACCAGCTTATGACTATTGACAATAAGTAACATTTTAAGATAGTTCACTTCAAAAGAACACAGCAAAACCAAGGATGTATCTCAGCTAAGATGAGTGAAAGGTGCGAACGAGCTGGTCTATCTCAGTTGCAGTCTCCTTGACTGTCGCCAACGTGTGGCAGGTCCAGTACTACAAGTAATGtttcggtcccaattggaaaaaataggggccccgccgggtagttcacgggctgtttttgttgcactttcgggcgtgacccctacgtggccccgtgggacaccctgcggctgccggattttggggcccggccgggccccgcggTGAATTTAGctcagacttaaattgaacgcggGGCCCGGTTATAAGTAGACACCGCGAGCAAATTGTGCGAGCACCGAGAGGTAATCCCCCCTCGTACCCGGTtatccaccgggacaaatttgcgATGTCGCCCGGGGCCCTGCCGGGACTACAcacccgacgggcaccggcgcaattgaaAGAAACGGTTGACTCACCAACGACGAAAACTTCAACGAATGCAGACGACTCTCCGGAGTCCGATCCCGACATGTCCGAGACCTCGCACTCGTAGGTGGCGGCATCGCTCTTCTCGACGCCTTTGATCTTCAGCGTGACGTCATCCACTATCTCTGCGCGCCCCCTCAGGCTCCCGTAGGCTATGGACGTTAGCACTGATCCTGAAAAATGGTGGACTTGAGGAATCTAGCATATTTGGATTTCCCCATGTGGCGCTATCCAAGTATGTGTCCCTTGTTTTAGGAATGTAGTGTTCTTGTCTCCTAACCTGGGTactatcctccgtagtaaccgctggctccaTCGTaacgtggttagcaagcgaaacgattgagccagcggttactacggaaaatggcacccaggctacttgtCTCCACATTTTAGATATGAAATAGTGTTGGTCTAGTTCTAGGAGTTGCAAGGGGTGACGAGGATAAGCTGCATCAGTAGTTACATCTAGTTCATTTTCCCTTGATAATTCGGCAACGCGGGGACAAATCATCAGCCTTTGTCGTCATATCCCTATCACAAAAAAAGATGCGCTGGCAGGGTATGACCATCCTTTCGTGAAGTAACGCCGACGGCCCGGGCGAACCGACCTGAAATCCGTTCTTTCCCCTGCGCGAAAGCCGACTAGCCGTCAGCCAATAAGATACTGGCCCTCCTGTTGTTGGAAGAGGCTTTAAGaaccaatcacgttgcctcttgaCCGTAGGTGGCGCTGTGATTGCTTGGTGACAGCTGGGCAGCTTATTAGAACTttcaaaacttaacatttcttgCTTGTTGTTGTACAACATACATGGTGGTGCCAATATCAGTCATGTTTGAATTGGCATCTCAGACAATGTCCACATTTTCATTA encodes the following:
- the LOC136439944 gene encoding mucin-22-like, producing the protein MWKACLSPPVARGILAVLFALFVSGSDSLTVTVDSESPTTLISGEDGYLVCTFTPASPTFILTWRRETYTVYTKLQVMGSVLTSIAYGSLRGRAEIVDDVTLKIKGVEKSDAATYECEVSDMSGSDSGESSAFVEVFVVDNPSPPECSVSSDNLVAGTNASLSCSSTSGRESSPQWYQQLSNGSLLEVGNKTADWSKLTYDLNVTKQDGGAVYVCLEEHPEPIKSRNCSVTLDISYVDTPVINATSPLEIQKGDPLILVCDVESRPVADVMWVLPSGQSRQGAHLKLPVAERRHEGVYSCVANITAGGVQLVTGATVEVTVTVIALTSSTPFMNLAPTEQAYTRNKVSTTFLPDETTATGANVTGTPATSKPNEFEEKTVKRATERPNTVKFLSEAQKGASTQTPRSQANTFPSNTSKQTLSMTRAAWATSTHTRTIATDLDASSQPSAVAAGPDTYTLTTIPTTTTSNGSDTMKTSAMSSDIETTTQTQVITTGADQSVKNYTITPVPGTLTLTAAKTRTDLGTSMKASNMPADSSAETQTHTMATDVTTVKQMPSMATTDSSTWIRAMATDALTPTGAMASVTDTLTHAWATTIGLDKLSPTNPMASGIHSSTQATAKTSTKLNTSRQPPTMTSTSYKSSQTLLISTDPLQSSTARSDWVKTAKGSPQSLSTTPVRSTRQAMSGPPQAVSQATLSGTETGPSHPIARTETAVNISTGTDKGLWNRNTVSQRQLQNTARPADEKGTATWHSAPSSVITPTKTVTSQTTWIPQTSTNKEDEGGMEIYKVFWTSTSQDKTSSSATPPLDRFGISSSYQSSPPEDLEMTATSTQRLAPDTTKRTTVLDTASVRSSTTVDRVYRTVERIFPTDGTSDRSAATTTVMSLPSAGHSEPELELRNDATTFRPTETHHNKTGEESTPPLPSTTSSTPGDKCLKDYVLHDGSCFKAFPKAVTYSEAEETCAAEGGIVAPTKTEEHQRLIRKLVYSVKPLANFWIGLDDRRAEGVWRWSDGTVLRAEDFQTWVPGEPNNYQGTQHCGRYWASMEQWDDVVCYVRYLFVCQIGQPSANTQSYTPANVVQTSAVRITRSPNKGTTRPTPLQNDEEEREAEKEDITMANSSYVHNKTTLQLNQVGRPSVKESLPGWKVSLIIIFTIVGLAILALLVAFFLRSKFFRFKRSIMPVAEPQSTQEYGSKTKLDP